A genome region from Hevea brasiliensis isolate MT/VB/25A 57/8 chromosome 9, ASM3005281v1, whole genome shotgun sequence includes the following:
- the LOC110662402 gene encoding uncharacterized protein LOC110662402 has product MADFLAGLNMEIAHVIELHSYTNLTELVHITIKVEKQLKMKRALKCGSGVHSAPKAPWKPNVDNTSKGEKEFPKFRKEEWKGKDKVESKDTEKGVTATTRTKDVKCYKCLGYGHYASQCSNKRVMEIREDGEIESEEVNEAKPLIDELQRENIFHARRVVKQKLCSMIIDGGSCCNVASSLLVEKLGLTTLKHPKPYGLQWLNDCNKVKLTKQVMVPFIIRSYHDEEYQDVFSNEIPSSLPPIRGIERQIDFSPGAQISNRQAYKSSLAETKELQRQVDELLAKGHVHESMSPMCKIDLTSGYHQIRMRVDDKWKTVFNTKHGLYEWLVIPFGLTNALSTFMRLMNHVFRAFIRQFVVVYFDHILVYCKNIDDHLHHLKLVFDVLRKEKLYANVKKCSFCLERIMFLGFVVSSKGVELDNEKVKAIRDWPTPKNASKFRSFHGLASFYRRFVPNFSSMAAPLNELVKKNMTFVWGKEHEQAFAMLEEKLCFAPLLILPNFDKTFESECDASGVGMGSVLMQEKHLITYFSEKLHGTALNYSTYDKELYALVRALETWQHYLWPKEFVIHCDLESLKYIKSQHKFSRRHTKWVEFIESFPYVVKYKQGKENVVVDALSRRSQKGHDSIFAVVDRFSKMAHFIPCHRTDDATYIANPFFREVIRLHDLLPLPIDHIASLDGEKKTEMVKKMHEKFRLHLEKKNEQYASHANKGRKPMIFEPSDLIELPSDFGVSNTFNVNDLTPFHGIEINSRMNSSQVGEDDEDHHVTPPPFKGAITRVRAKQLQSMLMDHKRVFSLGGELHKEGLVCLL; this is encoded by the exons ATGGCAGATTTCCTAGCTGGTCTTAACATGGAGATTGCACATGTTATTGAGTTGCATTCTTACACTAATTTGACTGAGTTGGTGCACATAACTATTAAAGTAGAAAAACAATTGAAGATGAAGAGAGCTTTGAAGTGTGGTAGTGGTGTCCATTCAGCTCCAAAGGCCCCTTGGAAACCAAATGTAGATAATACTTCTAAGGGTGAGAAAGAATTTCCTAAGTTTAGGAAAGAAGAGTGGAAGGGGAAAGATAAGGTAGAAAGTAAAGATACGGAGAAGGGGGTTACTGCCACTACTAGGACTAAAGATGTGAAGTGTTACAAGTGTTTGGGATACGGGCATTATGCTTCCCAATGTTCTAACAAAAGAGTCATGGAGATTAGGGAAGATGGGGAGATAGAGAGTGAGGAAGTAAATGAGGCCAAACCTTTGAT TGATGAGTTGCAAAGGGAAAACATCTTTCATGCTAGGCGTGTGGTGAAGCAGAAATTGTGTAGCATGATTATAGATGGGGGTAGTTGTTGCAATGTAGCTAGTTCCTTACTTGTGGAGAAATTAGGATTGACTACCCTTAAGCATCCTAAACCTTATGGGTTACAATGGCTAAATGATTGCAACAAAGTGAAGTTAACAAAGCAAGTAATGGTTCCTTTCATTATAAGGAGCTACCATGATGAG GAATACCAGGATGTGTTTTCGAATGAGATACCTTCGAGTTTGCCACCTATTAGGGGTATTGAACGCCAGATAGATTTCAGTCCTGGTGCTCAAATTTCTAATAGACAAGCCTATAAGAGTAGCCTAGCTGAGACTAAAGAGCTTCAAAGACAAGTAGATGAGCTTTTGGCTAAGGGACATGTCCATGAGAGCATGAGTCCTATGTG TAAGATTGATTTGACGAGTGGTTACCATCAAATTAGAATGAGAGTTGATGATAAATGGAAAACTGTCTTCAACACAAAACATGGCTTATATGAGTGGCTAGTGATTCCTTTTGGTCTCACTAATGCCCTTAGTACTTTCATGAGGCTTATGAATCATGTTTTTAGAGCTTTTATTAGACAGTTTGTTGTTGTTTACTTTGATCATATTCTTGTTTATTGCAAAAACATTGATGATCATTTGCATCATTTGAAACTTGtgtttgatgtgttgagaaaagaaaaattgtaTGCAAATGTAAAAAAGTGTTCCTTTTGCTTAGAAAGAATTATGTTTTTGGGATTTGTTGTGAGTAGCAAAGGTGTTGAATTAGATAATGAAAAGGTTAAGGCAATTAGAGATTGGCCAACACCTAAGAATGCATCTAAATTTAGGAGCTTTCATGGATTAGCAAgtttttataggagatttgtacctAACTTTAGTTCAATGGCTGCTCCATTAAATGAACTTGTCAAAAAGAATATGACATTTGTTTGGGGTAAAGAACATGAACAAGCATTTGCTATGCTTGAAGAGAAATTGTGTTTTGCACCTTTATTGATTTTGCCTAATTTTGATAAGACATTTGAGAGTGAATGTGATGCATCAGGTGTAGGGATGGGATCTGTTCTCATGCAAGAGAAACACCTAATTACTTACTTTAGTGAAAAGTTGCATGGTACCGCATTGaattattctacatatgacaaagaaTTGTACGCATTAGTTAGGGCATTAGAGACATGGCAACATTATCTGTGGCCTAAGGAATTTGTCATACATTGTGATCTTGAGTCTTTGAAGTATATCAAAAGCCAACATAAGTTTAGTAGGAGACATACTAAATGGGTAGAATTTATAGAGTCTTTTCCTTATGTTGTGAAATATAAGCAGGGCAAAGAGAATGTGGTAGTTGATGCACTCTCCCGCAG GTCACAAAAGGGTCATGATTCTATTTTTGCTGTTGTGgataggttttcaaaaatggctcATTTTATCCCATGCCACAGAACTGATGATGCTACATATATTGCTAATCCATTCTTTAGGGAGGTTATTAGGTTACACG ATTTGTTACCATTACCTATTGATCATATTGCTTCATTGGATGGTGAGAAAAAGACTGAAATGGTTAAAAAGATGCATGAAAAATTTAGGTTGCAtctagaaaagaaaaatgagcaaTATGCATCTCATGCTAATAAGGGGCGAAAGCCTATGATTTTTGAACCAAGTGACTTG ATAGAATTGCCTAGTGATTTTGGTGTTAGTAATACTTTTAATGTAAATGATCTTACTCCTTTCCATGGTATAGAaataaattcgaggatgaattcttCTCAAGTGGGAGAGGATGATGAGGATCATCATGTAACACCACCACCCTTCAAAGGGGCAATCACTAGGGTGAGAGCTAAGCAACTTCAAAGCATGCTCATGGACCATAAAAGGGTTTTCAGCTTAGGAGGGGAGCTGCATAAGGAAGGCCTAGTTTGCTTGCTCTAA